In Hyphomicrobiales bacterium, the genomic stretch CTCCTCCGCCTGGGCTGTCGTGCTGACGCGGATGTAGCCAAAAACCGCCATGTTAACCCCAAATCACCCGTTAACCTGCGTCGCAGATTAACAGAGATGAGGGTTGTCTGTAAAGGTGCTGTAGCAGCTTAACAAATAGACGAGCCTTAGCTCACTCCGATCAGTAAAAAAACATGTCGTCTAGGAGTTGTCTTTTCCATGCCCGCCCGAGTGTCATTTCTATTTCAGCGCCAGTGGAGCCCTCTCGCCCTGCATATATGCCAATGAGCCACGGCTTCCCGGCTTCCACCCAAGCAGGCGTCCCGTCCACAGCAGACACTTCCTCACCAAAGTAAAGCACTGGTGCCCCTGACATCCCCTCGCGGGTGATGGCGTCAATTAGAATGACGGGGGAGTTGTCTAAAGCATTAAAAAGCGGTTCAGATGCTACAGAACCCCTTTTCCAAATCGGAAGCGCGCCTTGGATCGGTATCCCTCTTGGATACCCAAGGATGAACACGTCAGAACCTACGCGAGGGATGGCTGGCGAGGACTCTGTGAGGTCACGGTTCAGTATCATAAGGGATGGAATG encodes the following:
- a CDS encoding putative Serine protease (Evidence 3 : Putative function from multiple computational evidences) gives rise to the protein MRMRLESAAVTRIETYFNDTKISSATGFFYQFGDEVSLVTNWHVLSGRNAITTSCIHPHAAIPNRISFNINIYDKEEHTIDFRHEEHFISSAENDLWESHKGYDSDTGEHRIVDIAMIRMSRILPDFDDIRGKIISIPSLMILNRDLTESSPAIPRVGSDVFILGYPRGIPIQGALPIWKRGSVASEPLFNALDNSPVILIDAITREGMSGAPVLYFGEEVSAVDGTPAWVEAGKPWLIGIYAGREGSTGAEIEMTLGRAWKRQLLDDMFFY